Proteins encoded in a region of the Oncorhynchus clarkii lewisi isolate Uvic-CL-2024 chromosome 18, UVic_Ocla_1.0, whole genome shotgun sequence genome:
- the LOC139372866 gene encoding zinc finger protein 271-like, which translates to MASVKVEDCSQTLELNVIIKDEEEEEKIGDHVETLSTSREKQQEDDRAKRSYHCPHCEEIFPILSKLKIHLKIHTGDNLYPCTDCGKRFTTSRSLTVHQRVHRGEKPYFCSDCGKSFSRLGNLKIHERIHTGEKPYSCSDCEKRFSRLGDLKKHERIHTGVKPYSCSDCGKSFSRLGHLKTHERIHTGEKPYSCSDCGNSFSRLGDLKIHERIHTGVKPYSCSDCGKSFSRLDHLKTHERIHTGEKPYSCSDCGKSFSRLGNLKTHERIHTGVKPYSCSECGKSFSRLGDLKTHESTHTGVNSYSCSDCGKRFSRLGHLKTHERIHTGVKPYSCSNCGKSFSRLGHLKRHERIHTGEKPYSCSDCGKCFTSSTDLKVHQRTHTGEKPYSCCDCVKCFKTSTDLKVHQRTHTGVKPYSCSDCGKSFSRMGQLKRHQGTHKGEKPYH; encoded by the exons atggcatcagtgaaggtggaagactgcagtcaaacactggagctgaatgtcatcattaaagatgaagaagaggaggagaagattg gagaccatGTTGAGACATTGTCTACATCAAGAGAGAAACAGCAGGAAGATGACAGAGCTAAGAGGTCTTACCACTGCCCACATTGTGAGGAGATTTTCCCAATTCTATCAAAGCTAAAAATACACcttaaaatacacacaggagataatCTGTATCCCTgtactgactgtgggaagagattcacgaCATCAAGGTCTCTgacagttcatcagagagtgcacagaggagagaagccttacttctgctctgactgtggaaaaagtTTCTCTCGACTGGGCAACTTAAAAatacatgaacgtatacatacaggagagaagccttactcctgctctgactgtgaaaAGCGTTTCTCTCGACTGGGCGACTTAAAAaaacatgaacgtatacatactggagtgaagccttactcctgctctgactgtggaaagagtttctctcgACTGGGCCacttaaaaacacatgaacgtatacatacaggagagaagccttactcctgctctgactgtggaaatagTTTCTCTCGACTGGGCGACTTAAAAatacatgaacgtatacatactggagtgaagccttactcctgctctgactgtggaaagagtttctctcgACTGGACCacttaaaaacacatgaacgtatacatacaggagagaagccttactcctgctctgactgtggaaagagtttctctcgACTGGGAAACCTAaaaacacatgaacgtatacatacaggagtgaagccttactcctgctctgaatgtggaaagagtttctctcgACTGGGTGACTTAAAAACACATGAAAGTACACATACAGGAGTGAAttcttactcctgctctgactgtggaaagaggtTCTCTCGACTGGGCCacttaaaaacacatgaacgtatacatacaggagtgaagccttactcctgctctaactgtggaaagagtttctctcgactgggccacttaaaaagacatgaacgtatacatacaggagagaagccttactcctgctctgattgtggaaaatgcttcacatCATCAACTGacctaaaagttcatcagagaacacacacaggagaaaagccttactcctgctgtgattgtgtaaaatgcttcaaaacatcaactgacctaaaagttcatcagagaacacacacaggagtgaagccttactcctgctctgactgtggaaagagtttctctcgAATGGGCCAGTTAAAAAGACACCAAGGTACACAtaaaggagagaagccttaccactga